taactaggagatcggggcaccaaggagaatattcagattacaaagttataattttcctaatataacttacCTATATGataatataggccgattatcttctggtttaaatggtgtattttacctcgtgttcagtctcattccaaacgtcgtaaattgttgtatctgcacgaacccagtctttactaaaatcatccatacatcaattgtcttaaaatcatttatttactacactaagtaattaacagaaaacatacaaacagtaattatcgtcacaaaggattggtatcgtaatgtgccctaatggctaacaggcatggctggtctgttagacaatgggtcataaacggtcagctgagaaggtacacagagttcattaatattaacaattgacaattgaaggctcgctcattcgggaacaattgcaatcaatatatatttacgctcatgtgtcgtcgagatccttgttggagcgttgttctgtggagagttttgtctctctctctctctctctctcagttagaatggatctttcaaagcgacattcattaatgtcgtcatagaatggatgtttcgttggtcttcgcgttcgatgatataatttacttagctgcagactaataattaatatcaaagacttgttcttattctgtcggtatcaatagtctaaaagttaaccacgtggtatggttcactttcaatAGAGGAATTGgttggtaaaacctattggccatggagtggaggcctggtctaaagaaatgtaaatcagggtgggttttatagtgacccttgaacaggcttgtcaaatgacgcctggtcctgtatgtgtccctgggggcgtgcctatgactgagttagacttggttacagaaatacaattctatcacattaacatcagtacatagcatctcaatgtattataacagctttatccttattaatacattctatacaaccattatgatgcaagtctcaagctgaggctattatataaacagttttatggtaatatggctacattgtctcttctgagtatcacaaaattgtaccaagcggaccagttcgtagctggattcttcaccaatcttccataccttctccagaacacaaatgtcgcttggctccccaattctgtgagttggaagaatttcctttgtctctctatgggccatgtggacagagactctcctggaattttaccactccttcacacagggactgggtggggggaaggtaggttgggaaatggtacaaaggggagggggtcaactgtcctccctgtaccaaaagaggccaacgtcatgacagtcggTTGATTTAGCCTTACCACTCAAACACACCcaatatctgtggtgctgctcGTTGGCAACGTCATCTCGTTGAATCTACCTTTAAATTATAAAGTTAATCTTAATGTGACCCTCCAGATTCAGAAGCTTGAAAATCTCATAAAAAAAAGATGGAAAACCCCTTTGGAAAACCTATTCAATTTTTGACCCCTCCCCAAAAAACTAGAACTGAACATAATTCAGGATGGTTTTTATTTTAGTTCATTTTGGAGTCAAAGATAATAGTTTCAGTATAGTTAACCTTATTGTAATGGGTTTGTTCATTATTTTACTTCAGTTTACTAAATTGTTTTTTCATGATTAGTTTTCATGTTAGTTTCAGTTCAGCTGTAAAAATTAAGAGCGTTTTACTTATCTCACATTCCAAATCTATTACTCTGTAATTAATGTTTGCTGTCTGACATAATTTTGACCCACATTTCCCTACTACAGTTGGTagctagcggttaagagcgttgggccagtaaccgacagGTCACTGGTTTGAGTCCCTAAGCCGATTAGGTGAAAAGAATTGGtcgatgtacccttgagcaaggcacttaaccctaattgctcctgtaagtcgttctggataagagcgtctggtaaatgacaaaaatgtaaatgtaaaatggcgattggcgcagcggtctaaggcactgcatcgcagtgctagaggtgtcactacagacccgggtttgatccctaGGTCtgaacttgcctagttaaataacattGAGTTATCGATTACGTGGGAGAGAAACATCAACAAGTGGAACTTCCCCCAAGAGACTGGAGTTGAGCATAATGAATGGAGAAGGCTTGAGGTGCTGACATTATGTTAGATCATCTCATACACTGGCACAGGCTTATTAGATTCATTCCCCTCTGAAAGTGAGTGAAGCAGGGCAACCCAGAGGACAGACCTACAGGCTCGTCATATCAAcattctccacctcctctctatagCGTCAGTCTTTCTATTAgaactccatctctcccctcagaTGTAGGAGCCACAGGGTCAACATGTGAGTGAATGTACATAGAAGTTGAAGTCACTGCAAAATAACCTTATGTAAACAGAAAGGTAATGTTTTGGAGTTTGAGGCTGGAACCCCCCGTTTATACTGTAGCTCAGGGGTTGCTTAGCAGTTTCTGTGGTGAATGTACATGCTGTCCCTGAACATAGCAGAGCGATACGATTACTATGGAGAGGACAAAGAGCACCAGTATATGACAAGACTGCAGAGGCCAATCACTGAATAAAACCCATCGTTGATGTTGCCGGATTCATCCACCAACTACTTGCCATTTGCTCTATAAATACAATTTGAGTAATCCTCTGCAGGTCCCAGGGCAACAGAGGAGCAACACCACAGTTCTAACCATGCCTATCAACTCATCCCATGGATAACACTTACTGCTTGATAGGTGCTTGAATGGATCAGCTGGGTATATAAATGTTGTGTGTGGTGCTGATTTGTCCAGGGCAATCCTTCCCACTATGAGGTAGCCTTCCTGAACTCTTTGGGGGAAAATATAGCTGCTCTTTTGTATAGCGAGTCTAAGTCATTAAACCAGACTTAGCCATTGTAAATAGATAGAGATTGAATAACATTAGCTAGCCAAGGGGAAACTAAGAGAGGAGACTGGTTCCACCCTCCAGTACCACTCTCAGAAGGTGATTCATAAGTCATGGCTGACCACAACAAGGTATTACCACATCCTCTTTTCCTCCGAGATGTAAATTGGGATCCTTTCCGTGAGTGGACACAGCCTAGCCACATGATCATGGAGAAGGACTTTGGCCTCCCTCCTTTCCTGGATCCAGGCGATGTGAGCTGGATAGATTGGGCTAGGAATACATTGGCATCATTCTCCTGGCCAGGGTACACACGCTATCCCCTCTTCAGCCTCAGCACTGTTCTCCCTGCTGCAGTGGCACCCCAGACTTCAGCCAGGCTTCAGAGGCAACTGTCTGAAGGAGTGTCAGAGATCAGGAGGGGACAGGGCAGTTGGAGGATCACCCTGGATGTTAATTACTTCTCACCAGAGGAGATGTCAATCAAAACCAAGGGGGGCTTCCTGGAGATTGCAGGTAGGAACATTATttctctggtaaaaaaaaaaatggagtaTGGTTTTTGGAACATCCATTGTTAAATATCTTTGACAATTTACTGTTGAAATGTTGTTAAGATGTCCACATGCTCCATATTCCATTACTTCAATAATTGTTCTCAACTTAAATTAAGGTCAACATGACGAAAGGGAAGACGAACATGGATCAGTCTCAAGGTGCTTTATAAGGAAATACAAGTAAGTTGTAATGGTTGAATAGGAAACAAGGTCTCTCACAATGTTATGGCAAAGACATCTCCTGGTAATGAGACTAAGAACTTAATAAATAATGTGTGCAATTGAAAGTCTTCGTGCTGATTGTTATAGGAGACATTAAATCATTTCCTACGGTTTAATTCAATTTGTTAAAACAGATGACATGCAGCCATTTGAACCACAGTAAACACATTGTAGCCTGTCTGTGTTGTAAGCaaattgttgttgtttgtttgtttgttgaagGCTGCCCCCTGGTGTGGACTTGCAGCACATCAGCTCATCTCTGTCTGGTGAAGGGGTTCTCTTAGTAGAAGCACCTCTACCAGGCTCAGCTACCACCATCCTCCCCAGTGACATGGTCATCCCCATTCTGATCAAGCACGAGCAGGAGGGGAAAGAGTGAATCCAGTTGTCCAGATGCTGAGATCCATCACAATTAGATATAAAGCTTGGGGTAAAGCTTAGAAGCGAATGACAGTGTTGACAACTTTTGACAAAAATGTGATTGTGTATTAGGTCTTGGTCATTCAAAATGACAAACATAGTGGCTTCTATTGCTGTTGAAACCTATAACTTAATTTACTCTCACTGTAACCACAAGGTTGTCAGGTTTTTCTATGCATTTTGGTTAATCATGTCCCATGATTTAACTAGCAAAATCAAGATAAACAGAAATAACCAAGACTGCTGAAATGTACTTTCTCATTTGTCAAATTATAGATTCATTGGGAGTAAACAATACCATGCTTAGGGCTAggcatcccgctagcgggacaacttccggtgaaactggagggcgcgcaattcaaataaataatcatagaaattatggatattaaacatttaggtacatacaagtgtcttctattggttgaaagcttaaattattgttgatctaactgcactgtccgatttacagtagctattacagcaaaagcatgccatgcgattgtttgaggacggcgccccaaatcaaaatatttttcacaaatagcgattaaatattcacttactttttgaaaatcttcctccgTTTTGTCAtctaaagggtcccagctataacatgtagtgtcgttttgttagataaaattctACTTTATattccaaaaagtctgtttagttggcgccatcgatttgagtaatccactcgttcaacatgcagagaaagaaatccgaaaatctacccctaaactttgtttcaacaagtcaaaatacatttctatttactcctcagataccctaaaatgttaTCAAgatataatatttcttacggaaagaagtatgttcaataggaaaccgattttagcaggtgctaAAACTGTGTCCCtctactaaaactgatatttcttattcgttttggaagttacaagcctgaaaccttgaacatagactgctgacaccctatGGGAGCTAGAATTCAGTAtgcccctatactttccattgtaagagcatggtctCCTTCAACAAAAacaattctggttggtttttctttggattttctcctaccatatctattgtgttatattctcctacattattttaacatttctacaaccttccaagtgttttctttccaatggtaccaattgtatgcatattctggCTTCAGGACCTGAGCAACATACAGTTTACCTTGGCCATGTCATTCAggcagaaattgagaaaaaaggggcctagccctaagaagttctAAGAATGCTGAAACAGTTCTACAAATCATACATTTCAATATTGCTATTTCTATGaatgtaatattttttaaataaaagcaaTTAACAATCCATGGCAAAACTACCCATATTGAAAGGGTTGGGGGCTCTTATGTAAGCTGTTAAACTCTTTGTATACAAACTACTGATGGTCATACCAATGATCATAAAGGCAATTGATTTAAAATTTTAGGTCCTCTGtaagtataaaaatatatatatatatatttttaaattaaattactACAATagaccatagaaacgcattgaataacacattcatgaatggcaaaaaagacagtcaaaaaataattaaggtttgaagtgtctgtcctatatctaggagatataagaaagctcaggaaatatatttttggacacatatttaaccccttttttttgtttccacaaaactacctccatacctccatttatttgtatgggttaccttcagacgagtccagtgacactttaaaaaatatatatacagtggcaagaaaacgtatgtgaaccctttggaaatacctggatttctgcataaattggtcataaaatctgatctgatcttcatctatggtcacaacaatagacaaacacagtctgcttaaaataataacacacaaacaattatatgttttcatgtctttattgaacacaccgtgtaaacattcacagtgcagggtggaaaaagtatgtgaactcttggatttaataacaggttgaccctcctttggcagcaataacctcaaccaaacattttctgtagttacagatcagacctgcacaatgatCAGGAGTATTTTtgtaccattcctctttacaaaactgtttcagttcagcaatattcttgggatgtctggtgtgaactgctctcttgaggtcatgccacagcatctcaatcgagttgaggtcagggctctgactgggccactccagaaggcatattttcttctgttgaagccattctgttgttgatttacttctgtgttttgggtcgttgtcctgttgtatcacccaacttctgttgagcttcaattggcggacagatagccagataacattctcctgcaaaatgtctcctgcaaaatgtcttgataaactttggAATACATTTTtccgtcaatgatagcaagctgtccaggccctgagggaGCAAAGCAGCcgcaaaccatgatgctcccgccaccacactttacagttgggatgaggttttgatgttggtgtgctgtgccttttttctccacacatagtgttgtgtgttccttccaaacaactcaactgtattCAATATAGgcaagaaaaatacaatcatttgtgtTATTAgattaagcacactatgtttgtctattgttgtgacttagatgaggATCAGATccaatttgatgaccaatttatgcagaaatccgggtaattccaaagggttcacatactttctcttgccactgtatacatttttacattttatttttttaaccaggcaagtcagttcagaacaaattcttatttgcaatgatggGCCTAACCCCCTGgctaaaccttcccctaacccggacgacgctgggctaattgtgcaccgccctatgggactctcgatcacggccggttgtgacacaggcTGGGAaccaaccagggtctgtagtgacgcctctaccaCTTGTGGGGGTAGTAAAGTAAAAATGGAAAACACAATCGCTTTCGTGAGTCTGCCCTTTCCATAGTGGTATTGATAAGAAACCGaggctttctgaaggcattgGCATTTTCACCAAATTGTGTTGAAAAACGAATCATTATGCAGAGCTTAATTCTGTTCACAATGCACATTAGTGACATCTGCTGGTCAGCAATAAACAGCAGCGTGTGATtatcagatatttttttcttctccgttTAATGAAACTCTGTGGCGCAGCGGTAAGTCGTTGGTTTTAGTAGTTGATAATCAGTTGGAATACCAGGTTTGCATCAATCATCACGCttagccttttttgcctttaagTTGACTCTTTTTCAAAAACAGAATCTTTGGTATTATTTAGGATGCTTAAGACAGAAGCTTATACTATGCTAAATAAATCAAATTATTTGAACAACCGTGCAGAAAGTGTGGTTTCACATGCATTTTTGTCTTCAAAATAGTGTGTGTTCAACAGGATTCAACCTTATACCCCCACGGCCATGAATATTCCATAGTGCCCTACTCTACCTGCTAAGCTACCGGTCAGGTAAAACTAATTGTATAAAATCCTAACTATATTTGCAAGTAAGGTGTCCGGTAGAGGTGGGTTTTTGAAAGCAGCTTGGAATCGAAGAAATCCCCCTGGAACCATGGCAAAATCAGTAGGATCTCGCATTTTGCAAcacatggtttaaaaaaacacgTGATCAAACTATGCTTTGGGCATCATTGATGGCAtacttctgataaagtgataccaaatatttttttaactaaaccaatatagaccacagcctgtcgttacaaatgggaacaaattagtcatagtgggcagaacaagcaaggaggtgggcagaccCAAGCACGAGTTAGCGAGATTCTGTTGGCGCGTTCTAGCAGACaattgcatatttccgttagtgAACGCCTACTATGTGAAGTgcacgtgtgcaataactcaaatcgattttgcactccttctaaacaacgcaaagggtaaagtctccaaaacttagtccactctgtccttaacagattctagtttcgggaacagaaaactgtgttGAGATCAAATAATTAATTGACAAGAAAATGTCTGAATGTCTGCCAAAATCAATCTTGTTCCATCTTCttccactgccggccactgggtacatttttggtagtgagtggaaacgccaagcggatgccacacatacatccggtgaaatatctgtctcattgttctatctgtggtgaTACAGGCATAGGCACATTGCTTTGAAGTTAGCTGCTCAGCGATTTTGACGCATACCTcggagctccggtatcaaacataacaacactacatagtgggatcatattagtttgtagcccaaacagtTCAGACGGTACTGACAGAAGTTGGCACAAATCGGTGGTacagacttcagacgagtcccgtgacacttgtggggatcATAGAGCAAAATGGACAAACCGTTCAGATGCTACAGACATTTTCGTGAGATTTTTCAAATGGCTCCCAGTCTGACAAACAaagctgtagctctgccactttccaccaaagatgcggaaggccgacatacTGTAggtggatgtggtggattgagacgcagcccatgcaaaaaacagTAGCAGTGCGTGGGTAATATCACTGAGAAAGCCAAGCCAGTAAAaaggccatattacaacctatgttgtgataattgcattgtttgctctagAACTCATTAGTTCATATGTCACCGTGATATACAACAAGGCCATGACAACAAAAAGACAGTCACATAGTGGCGGAATAAATTAAACTACACATAcgtttgttttatcacaaaaccagagagcaacatctgttcGGCGAAGTCcacaaaacaaatattgcatgtaacaaacagttatatgACCTGCAGCATGgttaagcaagttaatgttttgaCAGTTTACTAAAtaactgatttagaaccacagagttactGCAAGTCAGCACAAACACAACAGGAGCACTGCCTCtgttattccagcaccatttacacttaaacatcatcaaatcaacaagGCTCTCTACAGtatgcttagtttaatacactgaaaacacacttaaagataccaaaaactatttaCTCCAATCAATGTTTCTAAATATCATGTGGCtctccatggtactgatttctgtctgtctgtgtatgcaagtaaaaaaaaagttaacTCACTCTAATTGTAGACTAGTTgaatgccaatgccatcctcctctctttcatgttggcaaaaCTGTCTATGGCTCTGTCATACAATACactacctagctaaaatgcttgctagcctaacttcctcgcATGTgcaacaatgaaccagctaagttaACTAGCTAGTTAATGTGAGCCTACTAGCCTACATCCAGGCTACATATTGAATTTCAATagtctcaggccagtggcacaatgtatgaattcatggttagatcagaatcggcgtcataatcattggcctgtacagagaatGAAGTCAAAACTGCAAGTACAAAtctccatctccatccatggcttaggaaagggtcgatttagcaagctagctactgcaggacatcaacacaagcagacgAGAAACAGACATGTTTTCTGACAATGATGACGTTTTGCTTACGATGTGATTTGATTGGTGTgcagccaaatccaaactggcctctCTTGGGGGGCGTTTTGCTACGCCAGGACAATCCACAGTTTggctaattatatattttttttatcaagggaggccaaatgcttgttGGCATCAATCAGTCAAATGCTACGGTGGAAATATGTCATACTATTTtgttccagacagcatcagatacatggcctACACATAGAGACATGGGGGCGCTGTTTCCCTTGCTTGGATGAtttctccagtgagattcagTCATTTTTGAATTGTTGAAAAATTATGAAAACACCGAAAACTATTGCAATACTGGTATAGTCCTGGCCCTATTGTATATACATTTGGCCTACTATAAATTTGATGATTTACCTCAGGTGAGACTTGTGTCCAGAAGCGGAGTCGAGCTTGAACGAGACAATCCTATGTTTGGGGCATCACAGGAAACTAGTGATAGTACCTTCAGCCCCATAAACCCCTGGAAGCCCAAGTCAGTGTCAGCTGAATATCATGTCTGCATTTGTTATCCTATTTCTGGCAGTGTAAGAATCCATAACAACATGCTTTAAGCAAAAATTATGAATAAAAACAAATATGTACATTCTGTCTGTAAGACAAGACTAGACTTACTAGATTTGTTATaaacagtattcagaccccttgactttttccacattttgttaagttacagccctattctaaaatgtattaaaataaaaaatcctcagcaatctgaggggggggggttagaaggattactttatcctatcctaggtattccttaaagaggtggggtttcaggtgtctccggaaggtggtgattgactccgctgtcctggcgccgtgagggagcttgttccaccattggggtgccagagcagcgaacagttttgaccgggctgagcgggaactgtgcttccgcagaggcaggggggccagcaggcctgaggtggatgaacgcagtgcccttgtttgggtgtagggcctgatcagagcctgaaggtacagaggtgccgttcccctcacagctccgtaggcaagcaccatggtcttgtagcagatgcgagcttcaactggaagccagtggagtgtgcggaggagcggggtgacgtgagagaacttgggaaggttgaacaccagacgggctgcggcgttctggatgagttgtaggggtttaatggcacaggcagggagccccgccaacagctcgcttggagtttgccaaaaggcacctaaagaatctcagaccatgaaaaacaagattctctagtctgatgaaaccaagattgaactctttggcctgaatgccaggtgtcacgtctggaggaaaccttgcaccatccctacggtgaagcatggtggtggcagcatcatgctgttgggatgttttttagcggcagggactggactTTAACCAgatcgaaaatctctggagagacgtgaaaatagctgtgccaaaacgctccccatccaacctgacagagcttgagaggatctgcacagaagaataggagaaactccccaaaaacaggtgtgccaagcttgtagcgttatacccaaaaatggaggctgtaatcgctgccaaaggatcttcaacaaagtactgattaaagggtctgaatacttatgtaaatgtcatatttcagttttaaatgttttaaaattagcaaagatttctaaaaacatgtttttgctttgtcattatagggtattgtgtgaagattgatgagggaaaaaaactatttaattttagaataaggctgaacctaacaaaacgtggaaaaagtaaaaggggcctgaatactttctgaaggcactgtatgtatgtaagaACATGTTTTATTAACCAAAAGAAGGTATCATTTAAGAAAACATATTCTGCTTGGTGTTTTTCCCAGTGTCAAGTTACTTTAAGTATAAAAACATAAAGGTCTCCTTTGATGGAGTTCAGCCAGGGTAACACAACTTTCAATTACTTTCCTTACTGTGTTCCCAGCCAATAAAATTAATATCAAATGCTTTAAATGGCCACGCAACCTTTAGAGTGGTGGTGTGAGAGAGATGTTTAAATGGTGCTGATGGTGTTGGCATTTGGTGCAGCACTACTTGCAAAGCAGTAGAACATGAGAGGCATGGGAGCCTTGTTACCTAGTCTAAATTCTCCTCCTCATGTCTCACAGGCTATTAAAAACAGCTCCAATAACTGATCCCACGTGGTAGAGATTTCAAGATCTTCCCAGTTACAGAACTAAATGAGTTAGTCATTAACACCACCCATCCTACTTTCCTATCCATGGTACTTGACAAAATGTGTTGACATGATATGAAAATGGAAACAGGACAAATATGATTGATGGTGAGGCATGGTTTCCTCAAATGTATTAATATGAGTCACAATCTGTAATATTTTCAGTCACCCCTTGATTTGTGAATATTACTTATTTACAGTAACGCCACATGGTATCCACTGGGCTTGATATATCACGTGTGCATAAGTGATTTTAATTCCATAGGCCTTGACCTCCCTCCCTGGTCTGGGAGTAATGAGTTGTGCTTAGTATGGGATTTGAAATATGAGACGCTCgtaggcctcctgagtggcgcagtggtctaaggcactgcatcacagtgctagctgtgccactagagattctgggttggagtccaggctctgtcacagccggccacgaccgggagacccatggtgcagcgcacaattggcccattgtcgtctgggttaggggaggatttggtgTCCTTGtcccatgtccttgtcccattgcgcacctgctactcctgtggcgggccgggcacagtgcactctgacatggtcgccagatgtatggtgtttcctccaacacattggtgcggctggcttccgggttaagtgggcattgtgtaatgaagcagtgcggcttggttgggttgtgtttcggaggacacacggctctcgaccttcgcctctccccagtctgtacgggagttgcagcgatgagaaaaAAAAAGACGCTCACTGATTATGGTTTAATGAGAAGTTCTACTATTTAAATAACTATTCCAGTGGCTATGACAGGGGTTTTCATCATGGACAATGAGGGCTACCAAAAACAAAGGACTAATGTGGGAGATGAGTGAGGATAAAGCTCAGCAACTCAGAAACACCACGGGAAGAGGTGACAACTAAATTAGCAGCACACTTTGAACAGGCAGAATAAACTATTGTTTTTCTTAGGATATGAGTACCAGTTAAATTTAAATGATATTGCATGAATTGATTTATCTGTTATATTGTGATTCTGTTATGTTATCACATGTAGGATTCCCATTGTTTTTGGAGGATTCCCATTGTTTTTGGAGGGGTGCTTCAGTCAAGAGTGATGAATGAATTCCTGAGGGCAAGGTAGGTCAAATGCACTTATAACTTTATTATTCGACCTGTAAGAATTATGTATTAGATCATTTggttgaaaatatattttgaaatacattcatttcaGTTAAAGAATTAACAAAACTGCAGAGATGATATTGTTTAATATTTTAATCAGTGCACATAAAGACTTTCACAATGGCAATCATTGTATGAGCAGTTTTGAGAAGACTTCAGTAGCATTGTTGATGAACACTTCTTTATTCAGCTTCTTTTGTTTCCTGGAA
The DNA window shown above is from Salmo salar chromosome ssa13, Ssal_v3.1, whole genome shotgun sequence and carries:
- the LOC106568216 gene encoding heat shock protein beta-1 translates to MADHNKVLPHPLFLRDVNWDPFREWTQPSHMIMEKDFGLPPFLDPGDVSWIDWARNTLASFSWPGYTRYPLFSLSTVLPAAVAPQTSARLQRQLSEGVSEIRRGQGSWRITLDVNYFSPEEMSIKTKGGFLEIAGQHDEREDEHGSVSRCFIRKYKLPPGVDLQHISSSLSGEGVLLVEAPLPGSATTILPSDMVIPILIKHEQEGKE